Proteins co-encoded in one Dyella japonica A8 genomic window:
- a CDS encoding 2Fe-2S iron-sulfur cluster-binding protein has translation MRPVYKVTIQSTGRHFPVAPGETVLEAAQRAGIALPYSCRAGVCGSCKATLIEGYCDYPFNPPVALSGTSPAQHAILLCQAVPRCDLTIEAREVTSVEDIARRQVDVVVSRKWMLAPDVIGLHLKPASADARLTWLPGQYLDVLLDGGRRRPFSIANHPQADGTIELHVRHVAGGGFTSWVNDTLQVGDPLRIEGPLGTFVPREDAERPMIFMAGGTGFAPVKAIVEHFIALGTRRPMHVYWGARQAADLYMREQAERWAASAHDLSFHAVLSDAEQALASGIRPGFVHEAVLQDHPDLSGYDVYMSGPPAMIDAGRKLFTGAGLPEERLYYDSFDYAPDVLAQILGNRAGIVGL, from the coding sequence ATGCGCCCTGTGTACAAGGTCACCATTCAATCCACCGGCCGGCATTTTCCGGTCGCTCCGGGCGAAACCGTGCTGGAGGCCGCCCAGCGGGCCGGCATCGCCCTGCCGTATTCGTGCCGCGCCGGTGTGTGCGGCAGCTGCAAGGCCACGCTCATCGAGGGGTATTGCGATTACCCGTTCAACCCCCCGGTGGCGCTGAGCGGCACATCGCCTGCGCAGCACGCCATCCTGCTCTGTCAGGCGGTGCCGCGTTGCGATCTCACCATCGAGGCGCGCGAAGTCACCTCGGTCGAAGACATCGCCCGCCGGCAGGTGGACGTGGTGGTCTCGCGCAAGTGGATGCTCGCGCCCGACGTGATCGGCCTGCACCTGAAGCCTGCGTCGGCGGATGCACGGCTCACCTGGCTGCCAGGCCAGTATCTGGACGTGCTGCTGGACGGCGGACGCCGCCGGCCGTTCTCCATCGCTAACCACCCGCAGGCGGACGGCACCATCGAGCTGCATGTGCGCCATGTGGCGGGCGGTGGTTTCACCTCGTGGGTGAACGATACGCTGCAGGTCGGCGACCCGTTGCGCATCGAGGGCCCGCTGGGCACCTTCGTGCCGCGCGAGGATGCCGAGCGGCCGATGATCTTCATGGCCGGCGGCACCGGCTTCGCGCCGGTGAAGGCCATCGTCGAGCACTTCATTGCGCTAGGCACGCGCCGGCCTATGCATGTGTACTGGGGCGCGCGCCAGGCGGCGGATCTGTACATGCGCGAACAGGCGGAACGCTGGGCGGCATCCGCGCATGACCTGAGCTTCCACGCGGTGCTTTCCGATGCGGAGCAGGCGCTGGCCAGCGGTATCCGCCCGGGCTTCGTGCACGAAGCCGTGCTGCAGGACCACCCGGACCTGTCCGGCTACGACGTCTATATGAGCGGCCCGCCGGCGATGATCGACGCCGGGCGCAAGCTCTTCACCGGCGCGGGGCTGCCGGAAGAGCGGCTCTACTACGATTCGTTCGATTACGCGCCCGACGTGCTGGCGCAGATCCTCGGCAACCGCGCGGGCATCGTCGGCTTGTAA
- a CDS encoding hotdog fold thioesterase, whose amino-acid sequence MAIWKQDPSLERINGWSANTMMETLGIRFTEIGDDWVRGTMPVDHRTHQPYGLLHGGASVVLAETLGSTAAMLTLDPAQEVTVGLDINANHIRGVRSGTVIGTARPVHIGRSTQVWEIRIETEAGELVCISRITMAVIPARVVAPR is encoded by the coding sequence ATGGCCATCTGGAAACAGGATCCCTCGCTCGAGCGCATCAACGGCTGGAGCGCCAACACCATGATGGAAACGCTGGGCATCCGTTTCACCGAGATCGGCGACGACTGGGTGCGCGGCACCATGCCCGTGGACCACCGCACCCACCAGCCGTATGGGTTGCTGCACGGCGGCGCCTCGGTGGTGCTGGCCGAGACGCTGGGCAGCACCGCGGCCATGCTCACGCTGGATCCCGCGCAGGAAGTGACCGTGGGCCTGGACATCAACGCCAACCACATCCGCGGCGTGCGCAGCGGCACGGTCATCGGCACCGCACGCCCGGTACATATCGGTCGCAGCACGCAGGTGTGGGAGATCCGCATCGAGACGGAAGCCGGCGAGCTGGTGTGCATCTCGCGCATCACCATGGCGGTGATCCCGGCGCGCGTGGTGGCCCCGCGTTGA
- a CDS encoding serine/threonine protein kinase: MDSLSAPYASLDPDRVLDAVTACGLWPDGRLLALNSYENRVWQVGIEDAAPVIAKFYRPHRWSDAAILEEHAFAQELAEADIPVVAPLVFGGRTLLHHDGFRYALTPRRGGRAPSLESTEQLEWLGRLIARIHSVGARQPFEHRGRIDCATLIEQPMRAVLASSLLPPSLHAAYRAAAERVDRAVADRFAAVGPVRQLRLHGDCHPGNVLWTDAGPHFVDLDDARMGPAVQDLWMLANDDKAMNALLEGYQHMREFDFGELALVPALRAMRQLHYAGWIATRWHDPAFPAAFPFVAEPRWWEQHIADLHELADELL; this comes from the coding sequence ATGGACAGCCTCTCAGCGCCCTACGCCTCGCTCGATCCCGATCGCGTGCTCGACGCGGTGACCGCCTGCGGCCTGTGGCCTGACGGTCGCCTGCTCGCGCTCAACAGCTACGAAAACCGCGTATGGCAGGTGGGCATCGAAGACGCCGCGCCCGTCATCGCAAAGTTCTATCGCCCGCACCGCTGGAGCGATGCGGCCATCCTCGAGGAACACGCGTTTGCACAGGAGCTGGCGGAGGCGGACATTCCCGTCGTCGCGCCGCTGGTGTTCGGCGGACGCACCCTGCTCCACCACGACGGCTTCCGCTATGCGCTCACCCCCCGTCGTGGCGGGCGCGCGCCGTCGCTGGAATCCACGGAGCAGCTGGAATGGCTGGGGCGGCTGATCGCGCGCATCCACAGCGTGGGCGCGCGGCAGCCGTTCGAGCATCGCGGGCGCATCGACTGCGCCACGCTGATCGAACAGCCGATGCGGGCGGTGCTGGCGTCCTCCCTGCTGCCGCCTTCGTTGCACGCGGCGTACCGCGCAGCCGCCGAGCGCGTGGACCGCGCCGTGGCCGATCGTTTCGCTGCGGTGGGCCCGGTGCGCCAGCTGCGGCTGCACGGCGACTGCCATCCCGGCAACGTGCTGTGGACGGATGCCGGCCCGCATTTCGTGGATCTGGACGACGCGCGCATGGGCCCGGCGGTGCAGGACCTGTGGATGCTCGCCAACGACGACAAGGCGATGAACGCCCTGCTGGAAGGCTATCAGCACATGCGCGAATTCGACTTCGGCGAACTCGCCCTGGTGCCCGCGCTGCGCGCCATGCGCCAGCTGCACTACGCCGGCTGGATCGCCACGCGCTGGCACGACCCGGCCTTCCCCGCCGCCTTTCCCTTCGTGGCCGAGCCGCGTTGGTGGGAACAGCACATCGCCGACCTGCACGAACTGGCGGACGAGCTTCTGTAG
- a CDS encoding class I SAM-dependent rRNA methyltransferase codes for MNTPASPLPTIRLKTDRTPGHPWVWSAQVHKPETRVPPGSVVDVEDAKGRFVGRGFWNGHARIALRLLTTDPGEAIDADWIAARIDRAVTLRNELLQLDRVSDAWRVIHSEGDGLSGLVVDRYADILVIEYFAAGMWRFREAIHAALLRHFPGARLYWFAENHVQKQESFDCRSPEAPAPVEVHEHGLRFHAAPGYGHKTGFFADQRENRHHFARLAKGRRVLDLCCNAGGFAVHALAAGALSATGVDMDPGILEIARANAAANDVPVVFEAADMFDWLRGAIARGEQYDAVIVDPAKLTRDRNKVVDALKKYFAMNRLALDVIPPGGLLLTCSCTGLVSEADFLEMLRRVALNAGREIQVLHTAGAGADHPFRSDVPEGRYLKAVFCRVM; via the coding sequence ATGAATACCCCCGCCTCTCCCCTCCCCACCATCCGCCTCAAGACCGACCGCACGCCCGGCCACCCCTGGGTGTGGTCCGCGCAGGTGCACAAGCCGGAGACCCGCGTGCCGCCCGGCAGCGTGGTCGACGTGGAGGACGCCAAGGGCCGTTTTGTCGGCCGCGGCTTCTGGAACGGTCATGCGCGCATCGCGCTGCGCCTGCTCACCACTGACCCCGGCGAAGCCATCGACGCCGACTGGATCGCTGCCCGCATCGACCGCGCGGTCACCTTGCGCAACGAACTGCTGCAGCTCGACCGCGTGAGCGACGCCTGGCGCGTGATCCACAGCGAGGGCGATGGGCTTTCCGGCCTGGTGGTCGACCGCTACGCCGACATCCTGGTGATCGAATACTTCGCCGCCGGCATGTGGCGCTTCCGCGAGGCCATCCATGCCGCGCTCCTGCGCCACTTCCCCGGCGCGCGCCTGTACTGGTTCGCCGAGAACCATGTGCAGAAGCAGGAATCCTTCGACTGCCGTTCGCCCGAGGCGCCCGCGCCGGTGGAAGTGCACGAGCACGGCCTGCGCTTCCACGCGGCGCCGGGCTATGGCCACAAGACCGGCTTCTTCGCCGACCAGCGCGAGAACCGCCACCACTTCGCGCGCCTCGCCAAGGGCCGGCGCGTGCTCGACCTGTGCTGCAACGCCGGTGGCTTCGCCGTGCACGCGCTGGCCGCCGGTGCCCTGTCGGCCACGGGCGTGGACATGGATCCGGGCATCCTGGAGATCGCCCGCGCCAACGCCGCCGCCAACGACGTGCCGGTGGTGTTCGAAGCGGCCGACATGTTCGACTGGTTGCGCGGTGCCATCGCCCGTGGCGAGCAGTACGACGCGGTGATCGTCGATCCGGCCAAGCTCACGCGCGACCGCAACAAGGTGGTCGACGCGCTGAAGAAATACTTCGCGATGAACCGACTGGCGCTGGACGTGATCCCGCCCGGCGGCCTGCTGCTGACCTGCTCGTGCACCGGCCTGGTGAGCGAGGCGGACTTCCTGGAAATGCTGCGCCGCGTGGCGCTCAACGCCGGCCGCGAGATCCAGGTACTGCATACGGCCGGTGCGGGCGCGGACCATCCGTTCCGCAGCGACGTGCCGGAAGGCCGCTATCTGAAGGCGGTGTTCTGCCGGGTGATGTGA
- the rmuC gene encoding DNA recombination protein RmuC — translation MSLIEILLIVLVVAVLAVIVLQLMGLQRGRDDSGLTARLDALKDDNRHLRDALAQEQRAGRGEISQSIGQSLGQFRTLVQEQLGGMSTQQHERIGHFGQRLDVLTERTDAGLQSLAQRLTEDARRSREELTLTLNRFGEQQEQRLAALTADNEKRLNEVRATLETKLKDIQVDNAAKLEQMRATVDEKLQTTLETRLGQSFALVSERLEQVQRGLGEMQNLATGVGDLKRVLTNVKTRGILGEVQLGALLEQLLTTDQYDSNVVTIPGSNDRVEFAVRMPGAGESAQLYLPIDAKFPVEDYQRLLDAQEAADADAATLAGRALELRVREEAKRIRSKYVAPPHTTDFAVLFLPTEGLYAEVIRRPGLFEALQRDYHITVAGPTTLTALLNSLQMGFRTLAIAKRSSEVWTLLGAVKTEFGKFGTVLEKTRKKLNEASNVIDQASVRTRAIERKLRGVETLPGEEAQQLLADAPAMEDNADADDDVEV, via the coding sequence ATGTCCTTGATCGAAATCCTGCTGATCGTCCTTGTCGTCGCCGTGCTGGCGGTGATCGTGCTGCAGCTCATGGGCCTGCAGCGGGGGCGCGACGACAGCGGCCTCACCGCGCGGCTGGACGCGCTCAAGGACGACAACCGCCACCTCCGCGATGCGCTCGCCCAGGAACAGCGCGCCGGGCGCGGCGAGATCAGTCAGTCGATCGGCCAGTCACTCGGCCAGTTCCGCACGCTGGTGCAGGAGCAGCTTGGCGGCATGAGCACGCAGCAGCATGAGCGCATCGGCCATTTCGGCCAGCGCCTGGACGTGCTCACCGAGCGCACCGATGCCGGCCTGCAATCACTGGCGCAGCGCCTGACCGAAGACGCGCGCCGCAGCCGCGAGGAACTCACGCTCACGCTCAACCGTTTCGGCGAGCAGCAGGAGCAGCGCCTGGCGGCGCTCACCGCCGACAACGAAAAGCGCCTCAACGAAGTGCGCGCCACGCTGGAAACCAAGCTCAAGGACATCCAGGTCGACAACGCCGCCAAGCTGGAACAGATGCGCGCCACCGTCGACGAGAAACTGCAGACCACGCTGGAAACGCGCCTGGGCCAATCGTTCGCGCTGGTGTCGGAGCGCCTGGAACAGGTGCAGCGCGGCCTGGGCGAAATGCAGAACCTCGCTACCGGCGTGGGCGACCTCAAGCGTGTGCTGACCAACGTGAAGACACGCGGCATCCTGGGTGAAGTGCAGCTCGGCGCGTTGCTGGAACAGTTGCTCACCACCGACCAGTACGACTCCAACGTGGTGACCATTCCCGGCAGCAACGACCGCGTGGAGTTCGCCGTGCGCATGCCCGGCGCCGGCGAGAGCGCGCAGCTCTACCTGCCGATCGATGCCAAGTTCCCGGTGGAGGATTACCAGCGCCTGCTCGACGCGCAGGAAGCCGCCGACGCGGACGCGGCCACGCTCGCCGGCCGCGCGCTGGAATTGCGTGTGCGCGAGGAGGCCAAGCGCATCCGCAGCAAGTATGTGGCGCCGCCGCACACTACCGATTTCGCCGTGCTGTTCCTGCCCACCGAAGGCCTGTATGCCGAAGTGATCCGTCGCCCCGGCCTGTTCGAAGCGCTGCAGCGCGACTACCACATCACCGTCGCCGGCCCCACCACGCTCACCGCCTTGCTCAACAGCCTGCAGATGGGTTTCCGCACGCTGGCCATCGCCAAGCGCAGCAGCGAGGTGTGGACCCTGCTTGGTGCGGTGAAGACCGAGTTCGGCAAGTTCGGCACGGTGCTGGAGAAAACGCGCAAGAAGCTCAACGAAGCCAGCAACGTCATCGACCAGGCCAGCGTCCGCACCCGTGCCATCGAACGCAAGCTGCGCGGCGTGGAAACCCTGCCCGGCGAAGAAGCGCAGCAGCTGCTCGCCGACGCACCGGCCATGGAAGACAACGCCGACGCCGACGACGACGTCGAGGTCTGA
- a CDS encoding class I SAM-dependent methyltransferase, translating to MLEDLHAIVKEVELDRSLERPEQLRERIRAMDRLEDVMLHEPLEATPACKAVVEALRRRAKARHAALASVQQHLCDAVRHAIVHGAGPHALNGWLQHDDLREPWGYDHLDALIGDVLSLDEPDDAIAALERDMVFYQPTPVRHVLDLIHRARLCSDDVVVDLGSGMGHVPLLVSICTDAQACGIEREHAYVASARRAAQALRVERATFLAQDARDADVSRGTVFYLYTPFTGDMLRHMLDRLRREASRRSFRVATLGPCTPAVAGESWLRAASEPNADRVTLFRSVA from the coding sequence ATGCTGGAAGACCTGCACGCCATCGTCAAAGAAGTCGAGCTCGACCGGTCGCTGGAGCGGCCGGAACAGTTGCGCGAACGCATCCGGGCGATGGATCGGCTGGAAGACGTGATGCTGCACGAGCCGCTCGAAGCCACCCCGGCGTGCAAGGCCGTGGTGGAAGCGCTCCGACGCCGCGCGAAGGCACGCCACGCGGCACTCGCCAGCGTGCAGCAGCACCTGTGCGACGCCGTGCGGCACGCCATCGTGCATGGCGCCGGCCCGCACGCGCTGAATGGCTGGCTGCAGCACGACGACCTGCGCGAACCGTGGGGCTACGACCATCTCGACGCCCTGATCGGGGACGTGCTCTCGCTGGACGAGCCGGACGACGCCATCGCGGCGCTCGAGCGGGACATGGTGTTCTATCAGCCAACGCCGGTACGCCATGTGCTCGACTTGATCCATCGCGCACGGCTGTGCAGCGACGACGTCGTGGTCGACCTTGGCTCCGGCATGGGCCACGTGCCGCTGCTGGTATCGATCTGCACGGACGCCCAGGCCTGCGGCATCGAGCGCGAGCATGCCTACGTGGCAAGCGCCCGGCGCGCGGCGCAGGCGCTGCGGGTGGAGCGCGCGACCTTCCTTGCGCAGGACGCGCGCGACGCCGACGTATCGCGCGGCACCGTGTTCTATCTCTACACGCCTTTTACCGGCGACATGCTGCGGCACATGCTGGACCGGCTGCGCCGCGAGGCGAGCCGGCGCAGCTTCCGCGTCGCGACGCTGGGGCCGTGCACGCCCGCCGTGGCGGGCGAATCGTGGTTGCGCGCCGCCAGCGAACCGAACGCCGACCGCGTGACCCTGTTCCGCTCCGTCGCCTGA
- the folE gene encoding GTP cyclohydrolase I FolE: MSERQDPTEVTREQAEEAVRTLLRWSGEDPSREGLLDTPKRVVKAYKDWFSGYDIDPGDYLRRTFEEVAGYDEMVVLRDIEFESHCEHHMAPIIGRAHVGYLPTNRVVGISKLARVVDAYARRFQVQEKLTAQIAQCIQENLQPAGVAVVIDASHECMTTRGVHKRGVSMITSQMLGAFRDDARTRSEFLQFIGIHGAGR, from the coding sequence ATGAGCGAGCGTCAAGATCCCACCGAAGTCACCCGCGAACAGGCCGAGGAAGCCGTGCGCACCCTGCTGCGCTGGTCGGGCGAGGATCCCAGCCGCGAAGGCCTGCTCGACACCCCCAAGCGCGTGGTGAAGGCATATAAGGACTGGTTCTCCGGCTACGACATCGACCCGGGCGATTACCTGCGCCGCACCTTCGAGGAAGTGGCCGGCTACGACGAGATGGTCGTGCTGCGCGACATCGAGTTCGAAAGCCACTGCGAGCACCACATGGCGCCCATCATCGGCCGCGCCCACGTGGGCTACCTGCCGACCAACCGCGTGGTGGGCATCAGCAAGCTGGCCCGCGTGGTGGACGCCTATGCGCGCCGTTTCCAGGTGCAGGAAAAGCTCACCGCGCAGATCGCCCAGTGCATCCAGGAAAACCTGCAGCCGGCCGGCGTGGCCGTGGTGATCGATGCCAGCCATGAATGCATGACCACGCGCGGCGTGCACAAGCGCGGCGTGTCGATGATCACCAGCCAGATGCTGGGCGCGTTCCGCGACGACGCCCGCACGCGCTCCGAGTTCCTGCAGTTCATCGGCATCCACGGCGCGGGCCGTTGA
- a CDS encoding AAA family ATPase: MFDFRSLEVIHWDYWQRFSLPLDTNIVTVVGPNGSGKTTLLDALRTLLTIDCAGNRDYKSYLRHNGKPFAWLRARVGNTPGPRGERPFFPIMDSEVTLAVRIQKKGGEWQRQYAVMGGDVSVDEIEARNDFLGLREYRVRLEGAGLSQAIRRVLTLEQGATDKLCQLPPKALLDLVFDVFGDKAVLEDYQRARNEQAEADRELHGLEHQLSLIGVSLQEAEGRVRSWQEWDALKHEHTDLVAETLPRTELAELHNAIRGARPQLLGLKRKCRDLSARDVELQLGLQALDASEESLRGEQHVADQARQQAKQQLDEARRAETENATLLKQEAHLRKLVAEQDGADHEKQGKQLVEARSQLGRLQNEEARLREQLSTLTAQLAAWRRGQRYTPEFEQSFRRALDDASIGHSMLSEIVEITEPRWQAAVEAVLAGYRHVVLLDHPRDREAAWRLGEQHRYKHFVVAERAPTTAPTRGSLLEVVDFTAPAPEWLLRQLDRIRRVEDVADGAKLGKEQDWITPQGYFRERRGGRHLGVDDVYFGSAARERQLREGEDRLQQIEKQLRAIGDKRKACQEQASDAESLLRGANASGQLADRADEFAAAHEAQAALQDDVQRCADSYAAAEAHYESVREKRQQNSRQRDNEAREHRQAQQQLADTARQFAQSRNEQVDRLKAFRHKRSHVRPVHRTRRAMAELRERYESPAAVRREIDRIERRLNEGHWETDDAVLPLRDKYANDHDGLKDDLQRRRVHLERAARITTEARGAYLNVLRNTVKRYARNLKVLADLAGIGVETELPELSNEDLALAQAGLNVRFEFDKKGWIGMDDGEASGGQQVMKSLLLLVALMRDEDRPGGFVFIDEPFAHLDIFNIDKVGVFLKSTRAQYILTTPATHNINVFQPSDLTLVTSKRRPGATWAQPLAVLRRRTEAA, from the coding sequence ATGTTTGATTTCCGCAGCCTCGAAGTCATCCACTGGGACTACTGGCAGCGCTTCAGCCTGCCGCTGGATACCAACATCGTCACCGTGGTCGGCCCCAACGGCTCGGGCAAGACCACCCTGCTGGACGCGCTGCGCACCCTGCTCACCATCGACTGCGCCGGCAACCGCGACTACAAGAGCTACCTGCGCCACAACGGCAAGCCGTTTGCGTGGCTGCGCGCCCGCGTGGGCAACACGCCGGGGCCGCGCGGCGAGCGTCCGTTCTTCCCCATCATGGACAGCGAAGTGACGCTGGCCGTGCGCATCCAGAAGAAGGGCGGCGAATGGCAGCGCCAGTACGCCGTGATGGGCGGCGACGTGAGCGTGGACGAGATCGAGGCACGCAACGACTTCCTGGGCCTGCGCGAATATCGCGTGCGCCTGGAAGGCGCTGGCCTGTCGCAGGCGATCCGCCGCGTGCTCACGCTGGAACAGGGCGCCACCGACAAGCTGTGCCAGCTGCCGCCCAAGGCGCTGCTGGACCTGGTGTTCGACGTGTTCGGCGACAAGGCCGTGCTGGAGGACTACCAGCGCGCGCGCAACGAGCAGGCCGAGGCGGACCGCGAACTGCACGGGCTGGAGCACCAGCTTTCGCTGATCGGCGTGAGCCTGCAGGAAGCCGAGGGTCGCGTGCGCTCCTGGCAGGAATGGGATGCGCTCAAGCACGAACACACCGACCTTGTCGCCGAGACATTGCCGCGCACGGAGCTGGCCGAGCTGCACAACGCCATTCGTGGCGCACGGCCGCAACTGCTGGGGTTGAAGCGCAAGTGCCGCGACCTTTCCGCGCGCGACGTCGAGCTGCAGCTAGGCCTGCAAGCGCTCGATGCAAGCGAAGAATCCCTGCGCGGCGAACAGCATGTGGCCGACCAAGCGCGCCAGCAGGCCAAGCAACAGCTCGACGAGGCACGCCGCGCCGAAACCGAGAACGCCACCCTGCTCAAGCAAGAGGCACATCTGCGCAAGCTGGTCGCCGAGCAGGATGGCGCCGACCACGAGAAGCAAGGCAAGCAGCTCGTCGAGGCACGCAGCCAGCTCGGCCGCCTGCAGAACGAGGAAGCCCGCCTGCGCGAGCAATTGTCCACGCTCACCGCGCAGCTGGCGGCATGGCGCCGTGGCCAGCGCTACACGCCGGAGTTCGAGCAGTCATTCCGCCGTGCACTGGATGACGCCAGCATCGGCCACAGCATGCTGAGCGAGATCGTGGAGATCACCGAGCCGCGCTGGCAGGCAGCGGTGGAAGCGGTACTGGCGGGCTATCGCCACGTGGTGCTGCTGGATCATCCGCGCGACCGCGAAGCCGCATGGCGTCTCGGCGAGCAGCATCGCTACAAGCACTTCGTCGTCGCCGAACGCGCGCCGACCACCGCGCCGACGCGGGGCTCGCTGCTGGAAGTGGTCGACTTCACCGCACCCGCGCCGGAATGGCTGCTGCGCCAGCTCGACCGTATCCGCCGCGTGGAAGACGTGGCCGACGGCGCCAAGCTCGGCAAGGAACAGGACTGGATCACGCCGCAGGGCTATTTCCGCGAACGCCGAGGTGGCCGCCACCTGGGCGTGGACGATGTCTATTTCGGCAGCGCCGCCCGCGAGCGCCAGCTGCGCGAGGGCGAGGACCGCCTGCAACAGATCGAGAAGCAGCTGCGCGCCATCGGCGACAAGCGCAAGGCCTGCCAGGAACAGGCGAGCGATGCGGAAAGCCTGCTGCGCGGCGCCAACGCCAGCGGCCAGCTGGCCGACCGCGCCGACGAATTTGCCGCCGCGCACGAAGCGCAGGCCGCCTTGCAGGACGACGTGCAGCGCTGCGCCGACAGCTACGCCGCGGCGGAAGCGCACTATGAATCCGTTCGCGAAAAGCGCCAACAGAACTCCCGCCAGCGCGACAACGAAGCGCGCGAGCATCGCCAGGCGCAGCAGCAGCTGGCCGATACGGCCCGCCAGTTCGCGCAGTCTCGCAACGAACAGGTCGATCGCCTGAAAGCCTTCCGTCACAAGCGCAGCCATGTGCGGCCGGTTCATCGCACACGTCGCGCCATGGCGGAGTTGCGCGAGCGCTACGAATCGCCGGCCGCGGTGCGGCGCGAGATCGACCGCATCGAACGCCGCCTCAACGAAGGCCACTGGGAAACCGACGACGCCGTGTTGCCGCTGCGCGACAAGTACGCCAACGATCACGATGGCCTGAAGGACGACCTGCAGCGCCGCCGCGTGCACCTGGAGCGCGCTGCGCGCATCACCACGGAGGCGCGCGGCGCGTACCTCAACGTGCTGCGCAACACGGTGAAGCGTTATGCGCGCAACCTGAAGGTGCTGGCCGACCTCGCCGGCATCGGCGTGGAAACGGAGCTGCCGGAGCTGTCCAACGAAGACCTCGCGCTGGCGCAGGCCGGCCTGAACGTGCGCTTCGAGTTCGACAAGAAGGGCTGGATCGGCATGGACGACGGCGAGGCATCGGGCGGCCAGCAGGTGATGAAGTCGCTGTTGCTGCTGGTGGCGCTGATGCGCGACGAGGACCGCCCCGGCGGCTTCGTGTTCATCGACGAACCCTTCGCGCACCTGGACATCTTCAACATCGACAAGGTGGGTGTCTTCCTCAAGTCCACCCGCGCCCAGTACATTCTCACCACCCCGGCCACACACAACATCAACGTGTTCCAGCCCAGCGACCTCACCCTGGTCACCAGCAAGCGCCGCCCCGGCGCGACGTGGGCGCAGCCGCTCGCCGTGCTGCGCCGCCGGACCGAGGCCGCATGA
- a CDS encoding EF-hand domain-containing protein gives MMLRRPRHLAVLAGAWLVPLMAWAQATPAEYLREFDTDGDGRVSEAEYVAHLSEGFYRLDRNGDGVLEADELPGGHGKPVTLKQFQDNLRRQFHKLDRNHDGYLDARELTQPPQG, from the coding sequence ATGATGCTGCGCCGGCCACGCCATCTTGCGGTGCTGGCCGGCGCATGGCTGGTGCCGCTGATGGCGTGGGCGCAAGCCACGCCGGCAGAGTACCTGCGCGAGTTCGATACCGATGGTGACGGCCGCGTGAGCGAAGCGGAGTACGTGGCGCACCTCAGCGAAGGCTTCTACCGTCTCGACCGCAATGGCGACGGCGTGCTGGAAGCCGACGAATTGCCCGGCGGCCACGGCAAGCCGGTCACCCTCAAGCAGTTCCAGGACAACCTGCGCCGGCAGTTCCACAAGCTGGACCGCAACCATGACGGCTACCTGGATGCCCGCGAGCTGACGCAGCCGCCACAGGGCTAG